The Methanobacterium sp. BAmetb5 genome includes a region encoding these proteins:
- the alaS gene encoding alanine--tRNA ligase — protein MIIMSVQLEKLGYTKKTCKTCGNDFWSIGERETCGDAPCDEYQFIGNPATPQKYDLFSIQDLFIRFFQERGHTPIRRYPVLAKRWRDDVFLVGASIYNFQPWVTSGQTKPPANPLVVAQPSIRLNDVDNVGRTGRHMTCFTMGAHHAFNSPDDEIYWKDETVKYCHDFITHLGINGEEITFIESWWEGGGNSGPCYEVCVRGVELATLVFIQYRTLPGGEKEEIPLKIVDTGYGLERFAWISQGTPTAYDASFGPVIKELQEMSGVELNHRILGENAQVAGMMDIEDIADLKVLRSKVAQRLGITLEELKEATEPMEAIYVIADHTRCLAFMLADGVIPSNVKEGYLARLILRRTIRFIKKLGLKESLGDIMNIQLNFLSQTYPEIRNHQEHILRVIELEEKRYQKTIRKGHQMVKKSIKYLKKDKKDEMPLDMLIKLYDSQGLPPDTVEEVAREMNFHVNVPDNFYTLVAAEHSEEAVEEETPVELDFSETNLLFYDEPQKEEFSARYLGNYENNIILDQTIFYPEGGGQPSDIGYLDTGEEKIRVLHAEKLDGIVLHRVEEEKLEKIKHRTGSTLKGKIDWGRRMALARNHTATHLLVAAARKVLGDHIWQAGAQKGVEKSRIDLSHYQRISPEELNQIELLANQWVMENIPLQTQWMDRTDAERKYGFILYQGGVVPGTSIRVVQIPGVDVQACAGTHCDFTGQIGIIKVNRTERIQDGVERLEFSAGEAAVQSMQKNDALLKESATVFKVETNQLPQTSERFFTEWKAFKNEIKHLQKEVAKLKTGSLVDQTEKINSLSVLTQEVDADIGELVKMVTQLTDDGGVDVVVLGNSEGKIAGAASPKALDREIKINEIIKEAAAIMGGEGGGKPNLAQGAGRDGDKIGDALEFVYNTLKDKLAQKNLNGFG, from the coding sequence ATGATTATTATGTCTGTCCAGCTGGAAAAACTTGGTTACACCAAAAAAACTTGTAAAACCTGTGGAAATGATTTCTGGTCCATAGGTGAACGTGAAACATGTGGCGATGCACCCTGTGATGAATACCAGTTCATTGGAAATCCCGCCACACCACAAAAATATGATCTATTCTCCATCCAAGATCTTTTCATAAGATTCTTCCAGGAAAGGGGTCACACACCCATCAGGAGATACCCTGTCCTGGCTAAACGCTGGAGAGATGATGTTTTCCTGGTTGGAGCATCTATCTACAATTTCCAGCCATGGGTAACCTCTGGACAGACAAAACCACCAGCCAACCCACTGGTAGTGGCCCAACCTTCAATTCGCCTCAACGATGTAGACAACGTGGGACGCACCGGCAGACACATGACCTGCTTCACCATGGGAGCACACCATGCCTTTAATTCTCCCGATGATGAAATTTACTGGAAAGACGAAACTGTGAAGTACTGTCATGATTTCATAACTCACCTGGGAATAAATGGAGAAGAGATAACCTTCATTGAATCATGGTGGGAGGGTGGAGGTAACTCCGGACCCTGCTACGAAGTATGTGTAAGGGGAGTGGAACTGGCCACCCTGGTTTTCATACAGTACCGCACCCTACCAGGAGGGGAAAAAGAAGAAATACCCCTGAAAATAGTGGACACTGGCTACGGACTGGAAAGATTCGCCTGGATAAGCCAGGGCACACCCACAGCCTACGATGCATCCTTCGGACCAGTCATCAAGGAACTACAGGAAATGTCCGGGGTGGAACTGAACCACCGCATCCTGGGGGAAAACGCCCAGGTAGCCGGGATGATGGACATTGAAGACATCGCTGATCTTAAAGTTCTGCGTAGCAAAGTAGCCCAAAGACTGGGAATCACCCTGGAAGAATTAAAAGAAGCAACTGAACCCATGGAAGCCATCTACGTCATAGCGGATCACACCCGTTGCCTGGCCTTCATGCTGGCCGATGGCGTGATACCCTCCAATGTCAAAGAAGGATACCTAGCCCGTTTAATCCTAAGGAGAACCATCCGCTTCATAAAAAAATTAGGATTAAAGGAGTCACTGGGGGACATCATGAACATCCAGCTGAACTTCCTCTCCCAGACCTACCCTGAGATCCGCAATCATCAGGAACATATCCTCCGTGTAATTGAACTGGAAGAAAAACGGTACCAGAAGACCATCCGTAAGGGACACCAGATGGTTAAAAAAAGTATCAAATATCTTAAAAAGGACAAAAAGGATGAAATGCCACTGGACATGCTCATCAAGTTATATGATTCCCAGGGCCTTCCCCCGGACACGGTAGAAGAGGTTGCCAGGGAAATGAACTTCCATGTGAATGTTCCGGATAATTTTTACACCCTGGTAGCTGCGGAACACTCCGAAGAAGCTGTTGAAGAGGAAACACCAGTTGAACTTGATTTCTCTGAAACCAACCTCCTATTCTACGATGAACCCCAAAAAGAAGAATTTTCCGCCAGGTACCTGGGTAACTATGAAAACAACATCATCCTGGACCAGACCATTTTCTATCCTGAAGGAGGGGGACAACCCTCGGATATAGGTTATCTGGACACTGGTGAAGAGAAGATCAGGGTACTGCATGCTGAAAAATTGGATGGAATTGTCCTGCACCGTGTGGAAGAAGAAAAACTTGAAAAAATCAAACACCGCACTGGCTCCACCCTTAAAGGAAAAATCGATTGGGGTCGCAGGATGGCCCTGGCCCGTAACCACACCGCCACCCACTTGCTGGTGGCCGCAGCCCGTAAAGTTCTGGGGGACCACATATGGCAGGCCGGGGCACAGAAAGGTGTTGAAAAATCCAGAATCGACCTGTCCCATTATCAACGTATTTCCCCAGAAGAACTCAACCAAATTGAATTACTGGCCAACCAGTGGGTAATGGAAAACATTCCCCTTCAAACCCAGTGGATGGATCGTACCGATGCCGAGAGAAAATACGGCTTCATCCTCTACCAAGGAGGAGTAGTACCTGGAACCAGTATAAGGGTAGTTCAAATACCGGGAGTGGATGTGCAGGCCTGTGCCGGGACGCACTGCGATTTCACCGGCCAGATCGGCATTATAAAAGTTAACAGAACCGAAAGAATCCAGGATGGAGTAGAACGCCTGGAGTTCTCTGCGGGTGAAGCTGCAGTCCAATCCATGCAGAAAAATGATGCACTGCTCAAGGAAAGTGCCACTGTATTTAAAGTGGAAACTAACCAGCTGCCCCAGACCAGTGAACGGTTCTTCACCGAGTGGAAAGCCTTCAAAAATGAAATTAAACATTTGCAAAAAGAAGTGGCCAAACTTAAAACCGGATCCCTCGTTGATCAAACTGAAAAAATCAATTCCCTGTCTGTTTTAACCCAGGAAGTAGACGCAGACATAGGGGAACTGGTTAAAATGGTTACCCAACTCACTGATGATGGTGGAGTGGATGTAGTTGTTCTCGGTAATAGCGAGGGTAAAATTGCCGGTGCCGCATCCCCCAAAGCTTTAGACCGAGAAATCAAGATCAACGAGATCATCAAAGAAGCCGCAGCCATCATGGGAGGTGAGGGCGGTGGAAAACCTAACCTGGCTCAGGGAGCTGGACGAGATGGAGATAAAATTGGTGATGCACTGGAATTTGTTTACAACACCCTGAAGGACAAGCTAGCCCAGAAAAACCTTAACGGATTTGGATAA
- a CDS encoding methanogenesis marker 16 metalloprotein, whose protein sequence is MQKTIQDINQKIKEGKATILTAEEVTSLVMAGEEPTARDVDVVTTGTCGIMSGTAAIFHIPVAEPGSFKKARNITLNGVPGFPGPCPNEWLGSVDLMVYGTSHSTSDPQYGGGFLFKDLLRGEEIEIEVEDVEGNIIKSTASLDDFGTAQMIGTRFAFKNYTAFTNPGEDSVSSIFNAINMEGPFKGISFSGCGELNPLQNDPQLNSMHKGDRLLINNCEGLFIGTGTRSTPGKPNMMITADMKNMDPHYLGGFRTGAGPEVYNSVATAIPILDEEILQRTFIKNEDITLPIADVRGRHSVLSQTNYGVWQDVDERPTYEREMCQKCSTCLVEERCPTHAFQDQKLNLVRCFGCGMCAYSCPFGTFQMKRGKVIMDWEGQEKELEVCCRQSDIKRAREIARELKNRIEKGTFLLNPL, encoded by the coding sequence TTGCAAAAAACCATTCAAGATATCAATCAAAAAATCAAAGAGGGAAAAGCCACTATACTCACTGCAGAGGAAGTGACCAGCCTGGTTATGGCTGGTGAAGAACCCACTGCCCGGGATGTAGATGTGGTAACCACCGGTACCTGCGGGATCATGTCGGGAACTGCCGCCATATTCCACATACCAGTTGCCGAGCCAGGATCCTTCAAAAAAGCTCGCAATATCACCCTAAACGGTGTGCCCGGATTCCCAGGACCATGCCCCAACGAATGGTTGGGTTCTGTTGATTTGATGGTCTACGGAACTTCCCACAGCACTAGCGACCCTCAATATGGTGGAGGGTTCCTCTTTAAGGACTTGCTTCGAGGAGAGGAGATTGAAATTGAAGTGGAAGATGTGGAAGGGAACATCATAAAGTCCACCGCCAGTTTAGATGATTTTGGCACAGCCCAGATGATTGGAACCCGTTTTGCCTTTAAAAACTACACAGCATTCACCAATCCCGGTGAAGATTCTGTTTCATCCATATTCAATGCCATTAACATGGAAGGACCCTTTAAAGGAATTTCTTTCTCTGGTTGTGGCGAGCTTAACCCCCTGCAGAATGACCCTCAATTGAATTCCATGCATAAAGGGGACCGGTTATTAATAAACAACTGTGAAGGATTATTTATCGGCACCGGGACCCGTAGCACTCCAGGAAAACCCAATATGATGATAACTGCAGATATGAAGAATATGGACCCTCATTATCTAGGGGGCTTCCGTACGGGAGCAGGGCCCGAGGTCTACAACAGTGTGGCCACCGCTATACCCATTCTGGATGAGGAAATTCTCCAGAGGACCTTCATTAAAAATGAGGATATAACTCTACCCATTGCCGATGTCAGAGGTCGACACAGTGTTTTAAGCCAGACAAACTACGGAGTTTGGCAGGACGTTGATGAAAGACCCACTTATGAAAGAGAAATGTGCCAGAAATGCAGCACCTGCCTGGTTGAGGAAAGATGCCCTACCCATGCCTTCCAGGACCAAAAATTGAACCTGGTGCGCTGTTTTGGTTGTGGAATGTGTGCCTATTCCTGTCCCTTCGGGACCTTCCAGATGAAAAGGGGAAAGGTCATCATGGACTGGGAAGGTCAGGAGAAAGAATTAGAAGTTTGTTGCCGCCAGTCTGATATTAAACGAGCCAGGGAAATTGCCAGAGAACTTAAAAATCGAATTGAAAAGGGAACATTTCTATTGAACCCTCTTTAA
- a CDS encoding zinc ribbon domain-containing protein — MKIAIKHFQIFGWDVWFRMICENCGARIGKKERYCPNCGQEVFKSSEKPLQQKYLRGGYSSEEASFQEPYQDWDDYDKDPYEAYHENDEIVGEYKDFGNLKDKNKDYNKLDHQVADFKEYHLNEDHTDDHPDSNQSNPYSSPNKQTSGRGKGYKQDYESDNKYDSGERGYNKGYDKGYENKKPYKRKYEGDKGYDNRHKKNKGYKPNYNKNYYKRGNKVKRGYDLDEYYGSQEKKSSMTGTIVLFLVMALLMGLVLGFIFFSTTLKNII, encoded by the coding sequence TTGAAAATCGCAATTAAACACTTCCAGATCTTTGGATGGGATGTGTGGTTCAGGATGATATGTGAAAATTGTGGTGCTCGAATAGGGAAAAAGGAGAGGTACTGTCCTAATTGTGGTCAGGAAGTTTTCAAATCTAGTGAGAAGCCTCTCCAGCAGAAGTATCTGCGTGGCGGATACTCTTCTGAGGAGGCAAGCTTCCAGGAACCCTATCAGGATTGGGATGATTATGATAAAGATCCATACGAAGCCTATCATGAAAATGATGAGATAGTTGGGGAATATAAGGATTTTGGCAATCTCAAAGACAAAAATAAGGATTATAATAAGTTAGATCATCAGGTTGCTGATTTTAAAGAATACCACCTAAATGAGGACCATACTGATGATCACCCGGACAGTAATCAAAGTAATCCGTATTCCTCTCCTAATAAACAGACTTCTGGAAGAGGCAAAGGTTACAAACAAGACTATGAGTCAGATAATAAGTATGATTCTGGTGAGAGGGGTTATAATAAAGGGTATGATAAAGGATATGAAAATAAAAAACCTTATAAAAGAAAATATGAGGGGGATAAGGGTTATGATAACCGACATAAAAAAAATAAGGGCTATAAACCAAATTATAATAAAAATTATTATAAACGGGGGAATAAAGTGAAAAGAGGTTACGATTTGGACGAATATTACGGATCACAAGAGAAAAAGAGCTCTATGACCGGCACAATTGTTCTATTTTTAGTAATGGCGCTCTTGATGGGCCTGGTTTTAGGATTCATTTTCTTCTCCACTACCCTAAAGAACATCATCTGA
- the heR gene encoding heliorhodopsin HeR — protein sequence MDNETRRKIIAESPITFGGLKKLNIGAGSLHLIQGLIMIALGLWLTWTQDIYTFYIKFKILSLAPPSFQIAPDPTVAFTVSYLGVILASFLLISAIAHFTIAFLKNRNYNENLKKGMNPYRWFEYFFSSSIMLVIIATFVGVWDLWSLVMIFVLNAVTMLCGYLMEKINYYTKETDWSAYLVGCLSGFVPWIVLAAYFIAALGSTETNPPTFVYAILAIYFIMFNTFSINMILQYKGVGKWKDYLYGERVYIILSLIAKTALAWLTFVGIFAP from the coding sequence ATGGATAATGAGACCAGAAGAAAAATAATTGCCGAGTCACCCATTACCTTTGGGGGTTTGAAGAAGCTAAATATTGGTGCCGGTTCACTGCATCTTATCCAGGGGTTGATCATGATTGCCCTGGGTTTGTGGCTGACCTGGACACAGGATATCTACACTTTCTATATTAAATTTAAAATACTATCCCTTGCACCACCAAGTTTTCAAATTGCACCCGATCCAACTGTTGCTTTCACAGTCAGCTACCTGGGAGTTATACTTGCATCGTTTTTACTGATTTCAGCCATTGCCCATTTCACCATTGCCTTTTTAAAGAACAGAAATTACAATGAAAACCTTAAAAAGGGCATGAATCCCTACCGCTGGTTCGAATACTTCTTCTCCAGTTCCATCATGCTGGTAATCATTGCCACCTTTGTAGGAGTGTGGGATTTATGGTCGCTGGTGATGATCTTCGTTCTCAACGCAGTTACCATGCTGTGCGGTTACCTGATGGAAAAGATCAACTATTACACAAAAGAAACAGACTGGTCCGCCTATCTGGTGGGATGTCTATCGGGATTTGTTCCCTGGATAGTGCTGGCTGCCTATTTCATCGCCGCCCTGGGATCCACTGAAACCAATCCACCGACCTTTGTCTACGCCATACTGGCCATCTACTTCATAATGTTCAACACCTTCTCCATTAACATGATTCTCCAGTATAAAGGTGTGGGAAAATGGAAGGACTATCTCTACGGCGAACGAGTGTACATTATTCTCAGTTTAATTGCCAAAACTGCCCTGGCCTGGCTTACATTTGTGGGCATATTTGCACCGTGA
- a CDS encoding alpha/beta hydrolase — MLGVLKSRKKLILITILVIVLIGAAGFIYYVSDYYPADSYALTALNSTESYNVSNTTDLITFTPTTLKNSTGIIIYPGGKVQAESYSIIAFKLAENGYITVIVKMPFNLAFFGSEKANTVISNHPEISSWVMMGHSLGGVFASDYAVNHPEKISGVIYLASYPSANASNATFKALSLRGSRDNLTQPEDISTNLDKFPKNTIFTTIEGGNHYNFGNYGAQPGDNNSTISREEQQNQTLKAILEFLKTL; from the coding sequence GTGTTGGGAGTTTTAAAATCCAGGAAAAAATTAATCCTAATAACAATACTAGTAATAGTCCTTATAGGAGCTGCTGGCTTTATATACTACGTTTCTGATTATTATCCTGCAGATAGTTATGCCTTAACCGCTTTAAACTCGACTGAATCATACAATGTGTCAAATACGACTGATTTAATTACTTTCACCCCCACTACCCTTAAAAACTCCACGGGGATAATAATTTACCCCGGTGGCAAGGTTCAGGCTGAATCTTACTCCATTATAGCTTTTAAACTGGCCGAAAATGGATATATCACCGTAATTGTGAAAATGCCATTTAACTTAGCATTTTTTGGAAGTGAAAAGGCAAACACGGTAATATCCAACCATCCGGAGATAAGTTCATGGGTGATGATGGGTCATTCCCTGGGTGGTGTCTTTGCCTCAGATTACGCCGTGAACCATCCCGAAAAGATAAGCGGAGTAATATATTTAGCCAGTTACCCCTCAGCTAATGCCTCCAATGCCACCTTCAAAGCTTTATCCCTTAGAGGATCAAGGGACAACCTAACCCAACCCGAAGATATATCCACTAATTTGGATAAATTTCCCAAAAACACCATCTTCACCACCATTGAAGGGGGAAACCATTACAACTTCGGGAATTACGGAGCACAACCCGGAGACAACAACAGTACCATAAGCCGTGAAGAACAACAAAATCAGACATTAAAGGCCATATTGGAGTTTTTAAAAACCCTGTGA
- a CDS encoding radical SAM protein, with the protein MINPDIQGVLSDYLAITSNHQLSRCKVASTLISQDLGDEKSRWDEHQRLRTSFWKFYRDNSTLNSRDIEGGSFKKSFFSYLDLKVQIAEKIYQNCILCEKMCHVDRTRETGECGVAEPLIASEFLHVGEEPPLVPSHTIFFPGCNFQCVYCQNWDISQRTSGIPLSEEELAGVIEKRRREGSRNVNFVGGDPTPNLPYILRTMKLVRENIPVVWNSNMYLSRYAMHLLDGFIDLYLTDFKYGNDACAQRLSGIQDYMEVVGRNHKLAQKSGDMIIRHLVLPNHMECCSKPLLDWISRNLGLDVVLNIMGQYHPVYHAPEYDEISRALIRSELVEVINYAQDLGFKNII; encoded by the coding sequence ATGATAAATCCTGATATTCAGGGGGTTCTATCAGATTATCTGGCCATAACTTCCAACCATCAGCTCTCACGCTGTAAAGTGGCATCTACCCTGATATCCCAGGACTTGGGTGACGAAAAATCCCGGTGGGATGAGCATCAGCGTCTGAGAACCAGCTTCTGGAAGTTTTACCGGGATAATTCTACTTTAAATTCCAGGGATATAGAAGGCGGATCATTTAAAAAATCTTTTTTTTCTTACCTGGATCTCAAGGTCCAGATTGCCGAAAAAATATACCAAAACTGTATTTTATGTGAAAAAATGTGCCATGTTGACCGGACTCGTGAAACTGGGGAATGTGGTGTTGCAGAACCTTTGATTGCCTCGGAATTTCTCCATGTTGGTGAAGAACCACCCCTGGTACCCAGCCACACCATCTTTTTTCCCGGTTGCAACTTCCAATGTGTCTACTGCCAGAACTGGGATATAAGTCAACGAACCAGTGGAATCCCCCTGAGTGAAGAGGAACTGGCCGGGGTAATTGAAAAAAGGAGGAGGGAAGGGTCCCGGAATGTGAACTTTGTCGGGGGAGATCCAACTCCTAACCTACCCTACATCCTGCGTACCATGAAACTGGTCCGGGAAAACATTCCCGTGGTGTGGAACAGTAACATGTACCTCTCCCGGTATGCTATGCATCTTCTGGATGGATTTATCGACCTCTATCTGACGGATTTCAAGTATGGCAATGATGCCTGTGCCCAGAGACTCTCGGGCATCCAGGATTATATGGAGGTGGTTGGCCGTAATCATAAACTGGCCCAGAAATCAGGAGATATGATAATCAGACATCTGGTTTTACCTAACCATATGGAATGCTGTTCAAAACCATTACTCGACTGGATATCCAGAAATTTAGGTCTGGATGTAGTTTTAAACATTATGGGACAGTATCATCCAGTTTACCATGCCCCCGAATATGATGAAATCTCCCGAGCATTGATTCGCAGTGAATTGGTGGAAGTCATTAACTATGCACAGGATTTGGGGTTTAAAAACATTATATAG
- a CDS encoding TldD/PmbA family protein: MINEISNRALNYALKSADQAEVYVEISDGVDATIQNDQVDFAKESYSMGVGIRVICDGKMGFAYTTQSERIEETVKNAISNAQANLVDENLAFAHKSNYSPIKGVYDGKINTLELEDTIELGKSMINTVLENKCQPTSGGVTASCLKTLIINSNGMVCEDKATYFSGYIAVNTPDREGVSTASESDSSRKLDIEPENIANKACEVALNSREGKTIETGDMKVLLDHHAAAGLLSTFSQAINGDNVQRGRSIYADKIDTPVSTPSLSIYDDGTFQGGLYSSHGDGEGTPSQKTTIIKDGVLQNFLYDIHTANKGDVKSTGNGMRASFNDMPAVSLSNLVLEFKDYEEISQIQNGLLVTDVLGAHTANPISGDFSVEAMNAFKIQDGEVVHPVKKSMLSGNIFSMLKEATAASHKTRQLGPFITPPLTVSSLRVVG, translated from the coding sequence ATGATAAATGAGATAAGCAATCGTGCATTAAATTACGCTCTTAAAAGCGCTGATCAGGCGGAGGTATACGTCGAGATCAGTGATGGTGTGGATGCAACCATTCAGAACGACCAGGTGGACTTTGCCAAGGAATCCTACTCTATGGGCGTGGGTATTCGAGTCATCTGTGATGGTAAAATGGGTTTTGCATACACCACTCAAAGTGAAAGAATAGAAGAAACAGTCAAAAACGCAATCTCCAATGCCCAGGCAAATTTGGTGGATGAAAATTTAGCATTCGCTCATAAATCAAATTATTCTCCTATTAAGGGAGTTTATGATGGAAAAATCAACACCCTGGAACTGGAGGACACCATTGAACTGGGAAAATCCATGATCAACACGGTACTGGAAAATAAATGCCAACCAACCTCTGGCGGGGTAACGGCTAGCTGTTTGAAAACCTTAATAATCAACTCCAATGGAATGGTCTGTGAAGATAAAGCCACCTATTTCTCCGGTTATATTGCAGTGAACACCCCTGACCGGGAAGGTGTCTCCACTGCCAGTGAATCTGATTCATCCCGAAAACTGGATATAGAACCGGAAAATATTGCAAATAAAGCCTGTGAAGTTGCCTTAAATTCAAGGGAAGGGAAAACCATAGAAACTGGTGACATGAAAGTGTTGCTGGATCACCATGCTGCAGCAGGTCTTCTCTCCACCTTTTCCCAAGCAATAAACGGGGACAATGTACAGAGGGGCCGATCCATATACGCCGATAAGATAGACACCCCAGTCTCAACACCATCTCTAAGCATATACGATGATGGAACTTTCCAGGGTGGTCTTTACTCATCTCATGGTGATGGAGAAGGAACACCATCCCAAAAAACCACCATAATAAAGGATGGGGTTCTGCAGAACTTTTTATACGATATACACACAGCCAACAAGGGGGATGTGAAGAGTACCGGTAATGGCATGCGTGCTTCATTCAATGACATGCCGGCAGTGAGTTTATCCAACCTAGTACTGGAATTTAAAGACTACGAAGAAATTTCCCAAATACAGAATGGCTTACTGGTTACCGATGTTTTGGGAGCACACACTGCCAACCCTATTTCTGGGGATTTCTCAGTTGAAGCCATGAACGCCTTCAAGATCCAGGATGGCGAGGTGGTTCACCCGGTTAAAAAATCCATGCTCTCCGGAAACATCTTTTCCATGTTAAAAGAAGCCACGGCTGCTTCACACAAAACCCGACAATTAGGGCCCTTCATCACTCCACCCCTAACTGTTTCCAGCCTGAGAGTGGTGGGTTAA
- a CDS encoding phosphoglycolate phosphatase — protein sequence MIKAVAVDVDGTITDSQRRLCCSAMESLRTAEEKGIPVIIVTGNILPVTKTLSIFMGTSGGLVAENGGVIESPQGRKILGDIEKCQRAYEFLKTKYALEKVDFSQERVSEIAFYRTLPVELIKDALKDFDVKIYDTKFALHITDPAVDKGSSLVRVAEDMNIRPEEILAIGDSENDLEFLKVAGLKVAVANANPELKARADYVTEKSYGDGVKEALERFLP from the coding sequence TTGATTAAAGCCGTGGCTGTGGATGTTGATGGAACCATAACTGATAGCCAGAGGAGGCTGTGCTGCAGTGCAATGGAATCCCTCCGCACTGCCGAAGAAAAAGGCATACCCGTAATCATAGTCACCGGGAACATCCTCCCGGTCACCAAAACCCTTTCCATATTCATGGGTACTTCCGGAGGGTTGGTAGCTGAAAATGGGGGTGTTATAGAATCACCCCAAGGCAGGAAGATATTAGGGGATATTGAAAAGTGTCAAAGGGCCTATGAATTTTTAAAAACAAAATATGCCCTGGAAAAAGTGGATTTTTCCCAAGAGAGGGTTTCCGAAATTGCCTTTTATAGAACACTTCCCGTGGAATTGATTAAAGATGCACTGAAGGATTTTGATGTGAAGATATACGATACCAAATTCGCACTGCACATCACTGATCCAGCAGTGGATAAGGGGTCCTCCCTGGTTCGTGTGGCTGAGGATATGAATATCCGGCCAGAGGAAATCCTGGCCATTGGGGACAGTGAAAATGACCTGGAATTTCTAAAAGTAGCGGGATTGAAGGTGGCAGTGGCCAATGCCAACCCCGAGCTCAAAGCTCGAGCCGACTACGTAACTGAAAAATCCTACGGAGATGGAGTCAAAGAAGCTTTAGAGAGGTTTTTACCATGA
- the hypD gene encoding hydrogenase formation protein HypD: MKDLSKEIVKRIEDIAQPVKIMHVCGSHEHTIMQHGIRTLLPPEVEVVAGPGCPVCCVPAREVEECLQLAKQGVTIATFGDMLRVPGGSGTLSEAKAEGADVRIVYGVNNAVELAQKIDNDVVFMAAGFETTAPTTAAEIVANPPENFSVLSCHRMIPPALQFLIESGEVNLNALIEPGHVSTIIGTKPYDIFSDKYGIPQVVTGFNPMDVLIAVYLILKQLHEDKAFVQNEYKRAVREEGNLKAQELLDEVFYIKTKEWRGFPPIPNSVMEIKDEFSEVNARERFDIEVGNIPEVVSGCICGAILRGVARPEDCRLFRKECNPTNPIGACMVSKEGTCNIAHRYGSF; this comes from the coding sequence ATAAAAGATCTTTCCAAGGAAATTGTAAAACGCATCGAAGACATAGCCCAACCAGTGAAGATAATGCATGTCTGCGGATCCCATGAACACACTATAATGCAGCATGGTATTCGGACTTTACTACCTCCAGAGGTGGAAGTGGTAGCAGGCCCCGGATGTCCGGTGTGTTGTGTACCCGCCCGTGAGGTGGAGGAATGCCTTCAACTGGCTAAACAGGGAGTAACCATTGCCACCTTTGGTGACATGTTAAGGGTTCCCGGGGGAAGTGGAACACTATCTGAAGCAAAAGCAGAAGGTGCTGATGTTAGAATAGTGTATGGAGTAAACAATGCCGTGGAATTAGCTCAAAAAATTGATAACGATGTGGTTTTCATGGCCGCAGGATTTGAAACCACCGCACCAACCACTGCTGCGGAAATCGTTGCCAATCCTCCAGAAAACTTCTCAGTTCTTTCCTGTCACAGAATGATACCCCCGGCACTCCAGTTCTTAATTGAATCAGGGGAAGTGAATCTCAACGCCCTCATAGAACCAGGTCATGTGTCCACTATCATCGGAACCAAACCCTACGATATTTTCTCGGATAAATACGGAATTCCCCAAGTGGTAACCGGTTTCAACCCCATGGACGTTCTCATAGCAGTGTACCTGATTTTGAAACAGCTCCATGAAGACAAGGCATTCGTACAGAATGAATATAAACGTGCGGTACGAGAAGAAGGAAATTTAAAAGCACAGGAACTTCTCGACGAAGTATTTTACATTAAAACCAAGGAATGGAGAGGTTTCCCCCCTATACCTAACTCGGTTATGGAAATCAAGGATGAATTCAGCGAGGTCAATGCCCGGGAACGATTCGATATCGAAGTAGGCAATATCCCGGAAGTGGTCAGTGGTTGTATTTGTGGAGCTATACTCCGGGGAGTAGCCCGTCCTGAGGATTGCCGGCTTTTCCGTAAAGAGTGCAACCCTACTAATCCCATCGGAGCATGCATGGTTAGTAAGGAAGGAACCTGTAATATAGCTCATCGCTATGGTTCATTTTAA